The Phoenix dactylifera cultivar Barhee BC4 chromosome 9, palm_55x_up_171113_PBpolish2nd_filt_p, whole genome shotgun sequence genome window below encodes:
- the LOC103701770 gene encoding probable pectin methyltransferase QUA2 isoform X1: MSRPLSRWSTGSGRITGISDRDPFNQDYSKDFAENGFGHEAGACQSRQGTGLPFVKLGLALVMVLALLGSLYWTISISTLSQVPINRGHRRLQELLVLDLSEIGELSLGSAKLRELEFCSSEYEDYVPCYCNVSESLDAGDPDGTMEYERQCVRESAKEHGCLVLPPRNYRIPIRWPSGRNFIWKENVKITGLEFSSGSLTKRMMVEEEQISFRSDSLMVDGVEDYSHQIAEMIGLKNESNFNEAGIRTVLDIGCGFGSFGAHLFSRQLLTMCIANYERFGSQVQITLERGMPAMIGSFASKQLPYPYLSFDIVHCARCEIDWEKKDGIFLIEVDRLLRPGGYFIWTSLTNTQRLLHDKDNQKKWSLIHDSAEKLCWDMMSQQEETIVWKKTTKKKCYSSRKSGPPVCDRIHDLESPYYQPLNPCIAGTGSQRWLPIEYRTPWPSRATLNSTELDIYGLQSWDFAEDALNWKSVVHNYWTLLSPLIFSDHPKRPGDEDPSPPFNMLRNVLDMNARFGSFNAALLDAGKTAWVMNVVPTSGPNYLPLIFDRGFIGVHHDWCEAFPTYPRTYDMVHAEGLLTLETNQQDRCSMIDIFLEVDRILRPEPAMKEKKTILSITSKHSLSCTNIVVCTRNEEVLCVNTSTKKSWYAISVGTGTY, translated from the exons ATGTCGAGGCCGCTTTCCCGGTGGTCCACCGGCAGTGGGCGGATCACTGGCATCTCCGACCGAGACCCATTCAATCAGGATTACTCGAAGGATTTTGCTGAGAATGGTTTCGGGCACGAGGCCGGAGCTTGTCAGAGCCGGCAGGGAACAGGGCTTCCCTTCGTCAAGCTAGGCTTGGCCCTTGTCATGGTGCTTGCCCTCCTCGGCTCCCTTTATTGGACCATATCCATCTCCACCTTGTCTCAGGTTCCCATCAACCGGGGCCACCGCCGTCTGCAGGAGCTGCTTGTCTTGGACCTCTCGGAGATCGGTGAGCTGTCGCTTGGTTCCGCCAAGTTGAGGGAGCTTGAATTCTGCTCATCTGAGTATGAGGATTATGTCCCATGTTACTGCAATGTTTCGGAGAGTTTGGATGCCGGAGATCCAGATGGAACAATGGAGTATGAGCGCCAGTGTGTTCGGGAGTCTGCCAAGGAACATGGCTGTTTAGTTCTGCCGCCGAGGAATTATAGAATTCCCATTAGATGGCCGAGTGGGAGAAACTTCATTTGGAAGGAGAATGTGAAGATCACCGGGCTCGAGTTCTCCTCTGGGAGCTTGACAAAGAG GATGATGGTGGAAGAAGAGCAGATCTCGTTTCGCTCGGACTCccttatggttgatggagtagAAGATTATTCACATCAGATAGCAGAGATGATTGGGCTGAAAAATGAGTCTAATTTTAATGAAGCAGGG ATTAGAACTGTCTTAGATATAGGGTGCGGCTTTGGTAGCTTTGGGGCACACCTCTTCTCCAGACAGTTGCTGACTATGTGTATTGCCAACTATGAGCGCTTTGGTAGTCAAGTCCAAATTACTCTTGAAAGAGGCATGCCTGCTATGATCGGTTCTTTTGCATCAAAACAGTTGCCATATCCATACCTCTCTTTTGATATTGTGCATTGTGCAAGATGTGAGATTGACTGGGAGAAGAAAG ATGGTATTTTCTTGATTGAGGTTGACAGACTCTTAAGGCCTGGAGGTTACTTTATCTGGACCTCACTTACAAATACTCAAAGATTACTGCATGATAAAGATAATCAGAAGAAGTGGTCACTTATTCATGATTCTGCTGAGAAGCTCTGCTGGGATATGATGTCACAACAAGAGGAGACAATTGTATGGAAAAAGACTACCAAGAAGAAATGTTATAGTTCTCG GAAATCTGGACCTCCTGTCTGTGACAGAATTCACGATCTTGAGTCTCCATATTACCAACCACTCAATCCTTGCATAGCAGGAACCGGAAGTCAGAGATGGCTTCCTATTGAATACCGGACACCATGGCCTTCTCGAGCTACATTAAACTCCACTGAACTTGATATCTATG GCTTACAGTCATGGGACTTTGCAGAGGATGCATTGAACTGGAAGTCTGTGGTTCATAATTATTGGACTCTTCTTTCACCGCTGATATTCTCAGATCATCCAAAGAGACCTGGTGATGAAGATCCTTCCCCACCCTTCAACATGCTCAGAAATGTACTAGACATGAATGCTCGATTTGGCAGCTTTAATGCTGCTTTATTGGATGCTGGGAAGACTGCATGGGTTATGAATGTAGTTCCCACAAGTGGTCCCAACTACCTTCCTCTTATCTTTGATAGGGGATTCATTGGTGTTCATCATGATTG GTGTGAAGCATTTCCAACATATCCAAGAACATATGATATGGTGCATGCTGAAGGATTGCTAACACTTGAGACCAATCAACAAGACAGGTGTTCCATGATTGATATATTCTTGGAGGTAGATCGTATTCTCAGACCCGAG CCAGctatgaaggagaagaaaactATATTGTCCATCACATCTAAACATTCCCTGAGCTGCACAAATATTGTTGTATGCACAAGGAACGAGGAAGTGTTATGTGTGAATACAAGTACTAAGAAGTCATGGTATGCCATATCGGTCGGTACTGGTACATACTGA
- the LOC103701770 gene encoding probable pectin methyltransferase QUA2 isoform X2, with protein sequence MSRPLSRWSTGSGRITGISDRDPFNQDYSKDFAENGFGHEAGACQSRQGTGLPFVKLGLALVMVLALLGSLYWTISISTLSQVPINRGHRRLQELLVLDLSEIGELSLGSAKLRELEFCSSEYEDYVPCYCNVSESLDAGDPDGTMEYERQCVRESAKEHGCLVLPPRNYRIPIRWPSGRNFIWKENVKITGLEFSSGSLTKRMMVEEEQISFRSDSLMVDGVEDYSHQIAEMIGLKNESNFNEAGIRTVLDIGCGFGSFGAHLFSRQLLTMCIANYERFGSQVQITLERGMPAMIGSFASKQLPYPYLSFDIVHCARCEIDWEKKDGIFLIEVDRLLRPGGYFIWTSLTNTQRLLHDKDNQKKWSLIHDSAEKLCWDMMSQQEETIVWKKTTKKKCYSSRKSGPPVCDRIHDLESPYYQPLNPCIAGTGSQRWLPIEYRTPWPSRATLNSTELDIYGLQSWDFAEDALNWKSVVHNYWTLLSPLIFSDHPKRPGDEDPSPPFNMLRNVLDMNARFGSFNAALLDAGKTAWVMNVVPTSGPNYLPLIFDRGFIGVHHDWCEAFPTYPRTYDMVHAEGLLTLETNQQDRCSMIDIFLEVDRILRPEGWVLLHDTAPLIEAARSVITQLRWDARMLELDNNSNEKLLICQKPFFKKQQK encoded by the exons ATGTCGAGGCCGCTTTCCCGGTGGTCCACCGGCAGTGGGCGGATCACTGGCATCTCCGACCGAGACCCATTCAATCAGGATTACTCGAAGGATTTTGCTGAGAATGGTTTCGGGCACGAGGCCGGAGCTTGTCAGAGCCGGCAGGGAACAGGGCTTCCCTTCGTCAAGCTAGGCTTGGCCCTTGTCATGGTGCTTGCCCTCCTCGGCTCCCTTTATTGGACCATATCCATCTCCACCTTGTCTCAGGTTCCCATCAACCGGGGCCACCGCCGTCTGCAGGAGCTGCTTGTCTTGGACCTCTCGGAGATCGGTGAGCTGTCGCTTGGTTCCGCCAAGTTGAGGGAGCTTGAATTCTGCTCATCTGAGTATGAGGATTATGTCCCATGTTACTGCAATGTTTCGGAGAGTTTGGATGCCGGAGATCCAGATGGAACAATGGAGTATGAGCGCCAGTGTGTTCGGGAGTCTGCCAAGGAACATGGCTGTTTAGTTCTGCCGCCGAGGAATTATAGAATTCCCATTAGATGGCCGAGTGGGAGAAACTTCATTTGGAAGGAGAATGTGAAGATCACCGGGCTCGAGTTCTCCTCTGGGAGCTTGACAAAGAG GATGATGGTGGAAGAAGAGCAGATCTCGTTTCGCTCGGACTCccttatggttgatggagtagAAGATTATTCACATCAGATAGCAGAGATGATTGGGCTGAAAAATGAGTCTAATTTTAATGAAGCAGGG ATTAGAACTGTCTTAGATATAGGGTGCGGCTTTGGTAGCTTTGGGGCACACCTCTTCTCCAGACAGTTGCTGACTATGTGTATTGCCAACTATGAGCGCTTTGGTAGTCAAGTCCAAATTACTCTTGAAAGAGGCATGCCTGCTATGATCGGTTCTTTTGCATCAAAACAGTTGCCATATCCATACCTCTCTTTTGATATTGTGCATTGTGCAAGATGTGAGATTGACTGGGAGAAGAAAG ATGGTATTTTCTTGATTGAGGTTGACAGACTCTTAAGGCCTGGAGGTTACTTTATCTGGACCTCACTTACAAATACTCAAAGATTACTGCATGATAAAGATAATCAGAAGAAGTGGTCACTTATTCATGATTCTGCTGAGAAGCTCTGCTGGGATATGATGTCACAACAAGAGGAGACAATTGTATGGAAAAAGACTACCAAGAAGAAATGTTATAGTTCTCG GAAATCTGGACCTCCTGTCTGTGACAGAATTCACGATCTTGAGTCTCCATATTACCAACCACTCAATCCTTGCATAGCAGGAACCGGAAGTCAGAGATGGCTTCCTATTGAATACCGGACACCATGGCCTTCTCGAGCTACATTAAACTCCACTGAACTTGATATCTATG GCTTACAGTCATGGGACTTTGCAGAGGATGCATTGAACTGGAAGTCTGTGGTTCATAATTATTGGACTCTTCTTTCACCGCTGATATTCTCAGATCATCCAAAGAGACCTGGTGATGAAGATCCTTCCCCACCCTTCAACATGCTCAGAAATGTACTAGACATGAATGCTCGATTTGGCAGCTTTAATGCTGCTTTATTGGATGCTGGGAAGACTGCATGGGTTATGAATGTAGTTCCCACAAGTGGTCCCAACTACCTTCCTCTTATCTTTGATAGGGGATTCATTGGTGTTCATCATGATTG GTGTGAAGCATTTCCAACATATCCAAGAACATATGATATGGTGCATGCTGAAGGATTGCTAACACTTGAGACCAATCAACAAGACAGGTGTTCCATGATTGATATATTCTTGGAGGTAGATCGTATTCTCAGACCCGAG